Proteins encoded together in one Terriglobia bacterium window:
- a CDS encoding efflux RND transporter periplasmic adaptor subunit: MGVPRRPETAHTRPFICSSGGRRLRTPILAACAVLLTLVCAGCGKSNPSQAKAAPALRATPVGVSEVRQRDVPIVLEGLGTVTAYNTVTIRSRVDGEIMKVNFREGQEVRAGDLLAIIDPRPFDVALQQAQATLARDQGQYDTARINAQRDETLAKEGIVAQQQADQSRALYEQFQGAVQMDKASIENAKLNLVYTRITAPVSGRIGLRLIDAGNIVHANDQNGMLVITQMEPIAVVFTLPEDNLPVVVGRMKTGVLPVDAFSRDDRTKIASGKLETIDNQIDTTTGTVRLKTVFDNKDRALWPNQFVNVHLQLETRKNAIVAPASAVQRGPQNSTFAYVVGGDSTVQVRTIQVELTQGHTALIASGLQPGERVVTDGQEKLQAGMKVEPQAAQRNAAQEDSVGKPLQGTPPRAENAAQTPAASRSQGGTRGDGSGPGSAGTRR; this comes from the coding sequence ATGGGTGTGCCGCGCAGACCGGAAACTGCCCACACTCGGCCTTTCATCTGCTCATCAGGGGGACGAAGATTGCGAACACCCATACTAGCTGCATGCGCCGTACTGCTGACGCTTGTCTGCGCCGGCTGTGGGAAGTCGAATCCAAGCCAGGCGAAAGCGGCGCCTGCCCTGCGGGCCACGCCGGTGGGCGTCTCCGAGGTCCGGCAACGGGACGTGCCCATCGTGCTGGAGGGCCTTGGCACGGTGACCGCCTACAACACGGTCACGATTCGCAGCCGCGTGGACGGCGAGATCATGAAGGTCAACTTCCGCGAAGGGCAGGAAGTCCGCGCGGGAGACCTGCTGGCGATCATCGATCCCCGCCCCTTCGACGTGGCCCTGCAGCAGGCGCAGGCGACGCTGGCGCGCGACCAGGGGCAGTACGACACCGCGCGCATCAATGCCCAGCGCGACGAGACCCTGGCCAAAGAGGGCATCGTCGCGCAGCAGCAAGCGGACCAGTCGCGCGCCCTCTACGAACAGTTCCAGGGCGCCGTGCAGATGGACAAGGCGTCCATCGAGAACGCCAAGTTGAATCTGGTGTACACGCGCATCACGGCCCCGGTGAGCGGGCGCATCGGCTTGCGCCTGATCGATGCCGGGAACATCGTGCACGCCAACGATCAGAACGGCATGCTGGTCATCACGCAGATGGAGCCGATCGCGGTGGTGTTCACGCTCCCCGAGGACAACTTGCCCGTGGTGGTCGGCAGGATGAAGACGGGCGTGCTCCCGGTGGACGCCTTCAGCCGCGACGATCGGACGAAGATTGCAAGTGGGAAGCTGGAGACCATCGACAACCAGATCGACACGACTACGGGCACGGTGCGGCTGAAGACCGTCTTCGACAACAAGGACCGCGCGCTGTGGCCGAACCAGTTCGTCAATGTACACCTGCAACTGGAGACGCGTAAGAACGCCATCGTGGCGCCCGCCAGCGCCGTCCAGCGCGGACCGCAGAACAGCACCTTCGCCTATGTGGTAGGCGGCGACAGCACGGTGCAGGTCCGCACCATCCAGGTGGAGCTTACGCAGGGCCACACCGCCCTTATCGCCAGCGGACTTCAGCCCGGCGAGCGGGTGGTGACCGACGGGCAGGAGAAGCTGCAAGCGGGCATGAAGGTCGAGCCGCAAGCCGCGCAGCGCAACGCAGCGCAAGAGGATTCGGTGGGAAAACCTCTTCAGGGAACCCCGCCGAGGGCGGAAAACGCGGCACAAACCCCGGCTGCATCGCGCAGCCAGGGTGGAACACGGGGTGACGGCAGTGGGCCCGGTTCTGCCGGGACACGGCGATGA
- a CDS encoding efflux RND transporter permease subunit has translation MSISRPFIERPIATSLLMVGLLLVGMVAYRELPISALPQVDYPTIQIMTFYPGAAPDVVGSSITAPLERQFGQLPGLSQMTSTSSFGSSVITLQFTLTENIDVAEQEVQAAINAAGSFLPRDLPNPPLYSKVNPADAPILTLGLTSTTTPLPEVEDLADTTLAQKISQLPGVGLVTISGGQKPAVRIQANPVALASYGMSLEQLRAMVAQVNVDQAKGQIDGPRQSFTIGANDQIMSSQDYANIVVAYKSGHPVRLKDVATVIDGAENANQAAWMGKDGQSVPAVIVNIQRQPGANIIAVVDSIKRLLPRLQATLPGSVKVSILTDRTETIRASVNDVQFEMALTVALVVMVIFLFLRNLSATTIPSVAVPLSLIGTFGVMYLLGYSLDNLSLMALTISTGFVVDDAIVMIENIDRYLEAGDSPFEAAIKGAGQIGFTIVSLTVSLIAVLIPLLFMGDIVGRLFREFAVTLASAIIMSALISLTLTPMMASKLLRAQHGRKQSRLYEITERIWKRTLDFYARTLKFVLQHQTTTLLVTLGTLLATFVMYYFVPKGFFPVQDTGVILGIADAPQSISFAAMAQRQQQLASVILKDPDVASLSSFIGVDGTNMTPNSGRIQINLKPRDERSSDATEIINRLQQNLAQVSGITLYMQSVQDLTVEDRVSRTQYQYSLEDADVRELGVWVPKVVAKLQTIPELKDVASDQQNNGLQAHLVIDRDTASRLGVTMQAIDDTLYDAFGQRQVSTMFTQLNQYHVILEVDPQFRTDPDVLKSIYVPAQGGGAAGQALTFQGSGIPVQGASTSTQGGTQVPLSAFAHFETGTASLALTHQGQFPAVTISFNLVRGESLGAAVKAIQNAEQEIGMPASVHTTFQGTVRAFQASLANEGWLILAAIITVYIVLGVLYESYIHPVTILSTLPSAGVGAILALTIFRMDLGVMALIGIILLIGIVKKNAIMMIDFALDAERNEGKKPLDAIYEASLLRFRPIMMTTFAALFGAVPLAFGSGAGSELRRPLGVTIIGGLIFSQVLTLYTTPVVYLWFDRLGRVLQRWRAPSPEPAVGD, from the coding sequence ATGAGCATCTCCCGTCCGTTCATTGAGCGGCCCATCGCCACCTCGTTGCTGATGGTGGGGCTGCTGCTGGTGGGGATGGTGGCGTATCGCGAGCTGCCGATCTCCGCTTTGCCTCAGGTCGATTATCCGACCATCCAGATCATGACGTTTTATCCCGGCGCGGCGCCGGACGTCGTGGGCTCCTCGATCACGGCCCCTCTGGAGCGGCAGTTCGGACAATTACCGGGCCTGAGCCAGATGACCTCCACCAGTTCCTTCGGCAGCTCGGTCATCACGCTTCAATTCACCCTCACCGAGAACATCGACGTCGCAGAGCAGGAGGTACAGGCCGCGATCAACGCCGCGGGCTCCTTCCTGCCGCGCGACCTGCCCAACCCGCCGCTCTACAGCAAAGTGAATCCGGCTGACGCTCCCATCCTGACCTTGGGACTGACGTCCACCACGACGCCGCTGCCGGAGGTGGAAGACCTCGCCGATACCACGCTGGCGCAGAAGATCTCGCAATTGCCGGGCGTGGGGCTGGTGACCATCAGCGGCGGGCAGAAGCCAGCGGTGCGGATCCAAGCCAATCCCGTTGCGCTGGCGTCGTACGGCATGAGCCTGGAGCAGTTGCGCGCCATGGTCGCGCAGGTGAACGTGGACCAGGCAAAGGGCCAGATCGACGGTCCGCGTCAGTCATTCACCATCGGCGCCAACGACCAGATCATGTCCAGCCAGGACTACGCCAACATCGTGGTGGCCTACAAGAGCGGCCACCCGGTCCGGCTGAAAGACGTGGCCACCGTCATTGACGGCGCCGAGAACGCCAACCAGGCGGCGTGGATGGGCAAGGACGGCCAATCCGTGCCGGCCGTGATCGTGAACATCCAGCGACAGCCGGGAGCGAACATCATCGCCGTGGTGGACAGCATCAAGCGGCTGCTGCCGCGGCTGCAGGCCACGCTTCCGGGGTCGGTGAAGGTCAGCATCCTCACCGACCGCACCGAGACCATCCGCGCCTCGGTCAACGACGTGCAGTTCGAGATGGCTCTGACCGTCGCGCTGGTGGTGATGGTCATCTTCCTGTTCCTGCGCAATCTCTCCGCCACCACCATACCCAGCGTCGCCGTGCCGCTCTCGCTGATCGGGACCTTCGGGGTCATGTACCTGCTGGGGTATTCGCTCGACAACCTGTCGCTGATGGCGCTGACCATCTCGACCGGCTTCGTGGTGGACGATGCCATCGTCATGATCGAGAACATCGACCGCTACCTGGAGGCGGGCGACTCGCCCTTCGAGGCTGCGATCAAGGGCGCGGGACAGATCGGCTTCACCATCGTGTCCCTTACGGTTTCGCTGATCGCTGTGCTCATTCCGCTGCTGTTCATGGGCGACATCGTGGGCCGGTTGTTCCGCGAGTTCGCGGTCACGCTGGCTTCGGCCATCATCATGTCCGCGCTGATCTCGCTGACCTTGACCCCGATGATGGCTTCGAAGCTTCTACGGGCCCAGCATGGCCGGAAGCAGTCCAGGCTGTACGAGATCACGGAACGGATCTGGAAACGGACGCTCGACTTTTACGCGCGGACGCTGAAGTTCGTCCTGCAGCACCAGACCACCACGCTGCTGGTCACGCTGGGCACGCTGCTGGCCACGTTCGTGATGTACTACTTCGTCCCCAAGGGCTTTTTCCCGGTGCAGGACACGGGCGTGATCCTGGGGATCGCGGATGCGCCGCAGTCCATCTCCTTCGCGGCCATGGCGCAGCGCCAGCAGCAGCTCGCCTCGGTGATCCTGAAGGACCCGGACGTCGCCAGCCTGTCGTCGTTCATCGGCGTGGACGGCACGAACATGACGCCGAACAGCGGCCGCATCCAGATCAACCTGAAGCCGCGCGACGAGCGCAGCTCCGACGCGACCGAGATCATCAACCGTTTGCAGCAGAACCTTGCGCAGGTATCGGGCATCACGCTCTACATGCAGTCGGTACAGGACTTGACGGTGGAAGACCGCGTCAGCCGCACGCAGTACCAGTATTCCCTGGAGGACGCGGACGTCCGGGAACTCGGTGTGTGGGTCCCGAAGGTGGTGGCAAAACTGCAGACCATCCCCGAACTCAAGGACGTGGCCAGCGACCAGCAGAACAACGGGCTCCAGGCACACCTGGTGATCGACCGGGACACCGCCTCCCGCCTGGGCGTGACCATGCAGGCGATCGACGACACGCTATACGACGCTTTCGGCCAGCGCCAGGTCTCCACCATGTTCACGCAGTTGAACCAGTATCACGTGATCCTGGAGGTGGACCCGCAGTTCCGCACCGACCCTGACGTGCTTAAGAGCATCTACGTGCCGGCGCAGGGCGGAGGAGCGGCCGGTCAGGCGCTGACCTTCCAGGGCAGCGGGATCCCGGTGCAGGGCGCCAGCACGTCCACGCAGGGTGGGACGCAGGTTCCTCTGTCGGCATTCGCACACTTCGAGACCGGGACCGCGTCGCTCGCGCTCACCCACCAGGGACAGTTCCCGGCGGTGACCATCTCGTTCAACCTGGTGCGCGGCGAGTCACTGGGCGCGGCGGTGAAGGCCATCCAGAATGCGGAACAGGAGATCGGGATGCCAGCCAGCGTCCATACCACGTTCCAGGGCACGGTGCGGGCGTTCCAGGCCTCGCTGGCCAACGAAGGCTGGCTGATCCTGGCCGCGATCATCACCGTCTATATCGTGCTCGGGGTGCTGTACGAGAGCTACATCCATCCGGTCACCATTCTCTCGACCCTGCCATCGGCCGGTGTCGGCGCCATTCTCGCCCTCACGATCTTCCGCATGGACTTGGGGGTGATGGCGCTGATCGGCATCATCCTGCTGATCGGCATCGTGAAGAAGAACGCCATCATGATGATCGACTTCGCCCTGGACGCAGAACGCAATGAAGGCAAGAAGCCGCTGGACGCGATCTACGAGGCGTCACTGCTGCGCTTCCGGCCCATCATGATGACCACCTTCGCGGCCCTGTTCGGCGCGGTGCCGCTGGCGTTCGGCAGTGGCGCAGGGTCGGAGTTGCGCCGGCCGCTGGGCGTCACCATCATCGGCGGTTTGATCTTCAGCCAGGTGCTCACGCTTTACACCACGCCCGTCGTCTACCTCTGGTTTGACCGGCTGGGACGGGTCTTGCAGCGCTGGCGCGCGCCCAGCCCGGAACCGGCCGTGGGGGATTAG
- a CDS encoding multidrug efflux RND transporter permease subunit, which produces MSVSTPFIQRPVATTLLTIGLLLAGSLAYRQLPVAPLPRVDYPVISIGAGLPGASAETMASAVATPLERQFGRIAGVNQMTSVSSLGSTSVTLQFDLNRNIDAAARDVQAAINAARGQLPSNLPNNPTYRKVNPADAPILILALTSDTTPTPRVYDVADSILAQKLSQVEGIGQVFVGGSAPPAVRIEANPLQLNALGIGLDQVRTAVAAANVNRPKGMLADKDQSFTVTANDQLKTASDYRPIIVAYSKGAPVRVGDVATVEDSLQDIRNAGGYNGKRAVMMILFRQPGANIIATVDRVRAVLPQLQASVPPAINVQIVLDRTTTIRASVQDVQRTLMLSVCLVVMVVFLFLRNVRATLIPGLAVPLAIVGTFGVMYLLDYSIDNLSLMALTISTGFVVDDAIVVIENIMRHIEAGMKPYEAALLGAKEIGFTVVSISISLVAVFIPILLMGGLVGRLFREFAVTISTAIVVSMVVSLTTTAMMCAKFLQPLKKQPGKLYRWSERAFESIHHTYRVGLSWILNHRGIGLALTLLIIALNVVLYIVMPKGFFPQQDTGRLMGSIQAEQDIAFDTLNTKVQQFAAIVRSDPAVEGVAAFAGGGLNASNSGRMFVTLKPLQERKVSSDQVINRLRPKLARIPGATLFLQTAQELNVGGRFAAAQFQYTLQGEDLAQLNEWAPRLLEKMRAMPVLRDVNTDQQIKGLQQEVVIDRSTASRLGITPLLIDNALYDAFGQRQISTIYQQLNQYHVVLEADPAYRNSPDSLKNIYVRSNAGQAVPLASFVRFGPANAPLAVNHQGQFPSITISFNLAPGTSLGQATQAIESAERDIAFPGTIHGSFQGTAAAFQESLKNEPYLILAALVAVYLVLGVLYESYIHPITILSTLPSAGLGALLALLITGIDLNVIALIGIFLLIGIVKKNAIMMIDFALEAERKHGKSSEESIFEAALLRFRPITMTTMAALLGATPLAFGGGTGSELRRPLGVAIVGGLIVSQMITLFTTPVIYLYMDRLQMWWLRRKTHAPAARPVQVH; this is translated from the coding sequence GTGAGCGTCTCCACTCCATTCATCCAACGGCCGGTCGCGACCACTCTGCTCACCATCGGCCTGTTGCTCGCCGGCAGCCTCGCTTACAGGCAACTGCCGGTAGCTCCGCTGCCGCGAGTGGATTACCCCGTCATTTCGATCGGGGCCGGACTGCCGGGAGCCAGCGCGGAGACCATGGCGTCGGCGGTGGCAACGCCTCTCGAGCGGCAGTTCGGACGCATTGCCGGCGTGAACCAGATGACGTCGGTGAGCTCGCTCGGTTCCACCAGTGTCACGCTGCAATTCGATCTCAACCGGAACATCGACGCAGCGGCGCGCGACGTGCAGGCGGCCATCAACGCGGCCCGCGGGCAGCTGCCCAGCAACCTGCCCAACAACCCCACCTACCGCAAGGTGAACCCCGCCGATGCCCCTATCCTGATCCTCGCGCTCACCTCCGACACCACGCCCACCCCGCGCGTGTATGACGTGGCCGACTCCATCCTGGCGCAAAAGCTGTCGCAGGTGGAAGGCATCGGGCAGGTGTTCGTGGGCGGCTCCGCTCCTCCCGCCGTGCGCATCGAGGCCAATCCGCTGCAGTTGAATGCGCTGGGCATCGGGCTGGACCAGGTGCGGACCGCGGTCGCGGCGGCCAACGTCAATCGCCCCAAGGGCATGCTGGCGGACAAGGACCAGAGCTTCACGGTGACGGCCAACGACCAGTTGAAGACCGCCAGCGACTATCGGCCCATCATCGTCGCCTATTCCAAGGGTGCGCCGGTCCGCGTGGGCGACGTGGCGACGGTGGAAGACTCGCTGCAGGACATCCGCAACGCGGGCGGGTACAACGGCAAACGCGCGGTGATGATGATCCTGTTCCGGCAGCCCGGCGCGAACATCATCGCCACCGTGGACCGGGTACGCGCCGTGCTGCCCCAGTTGCAGGCCTCGGTCCCTCCCGCAATCAATGTCCAGATCGTCCTGGACCGCACCACCACCATCCGGGCTTCGGTGCAGGACGTGCAGCGCACTCTGATGCTGTCGGTGTGCCTGGTGGTGATGGTGGTATTCCTGTTCCTGCGAAACGTGCGCGCGACGCTGATCCCCGGCCTGGCCGTGCCGCTCGCCATCGTGGGCACGTTCGGCGTCATGTACCTGCTCGACTATTCCATCGACAATCTATCGCTGATGGCGCTGACCATCTCGACCGGCTTCGTGGTGGATGACGCCATCGTCGTCATCGAGAACATCATGCGGCACATCGAAGCCGGTATGAAGCCGTACGAGGCGGCGCTGCTGGGCGCGAAAGAGATCGGCTTCACCGTGGTCTCCATAAGCATCTCTCTGGTGGCGGTTTTCATCCCCATCCTGCTGATGGGCGGGCTGGTCGGGCGGCTGTTCCGCGAATTCGCCGTGACCATCAGCACTGCCATCGTCGTCTCCATGGTCGTTTCGCTGACCACCACTGCGATGATGTGCGCCAAGTTTCTCCAGCCGCTGAAGAAGCAGCCCGGGAAGCTCTATCGCTGGAGTGAGCGGGCCTTCGAATCCATCCATCACACCTACCGGGTCGGCCTGAGCTGGATCCTGAATCACCGCGGGATCGGACTGGCGCTGACTCTCCTGATCATCGCGCTGAACGTCGTGCTCTACATCGTGATGCCGAAAGGGTTCTTCCCGCAGCAGGACACCGGCCGCCTCATGGGCAGCATCCAGGCCGAGCAGGACATCGCCTTCGACACCCTCAATACCAAGGTGCAACAGTTCGCGGCCATCGTGAGAAGCGACCCGGCGGTCGAAGGTGTTGCCGCTTTCGCCGGCGGAGGATTGAACGCCTCGAACTCGGGCCGGATGTTCGTCACGTTGAAGCCATTGCAGGAGAGGAAGGTGTCGTCGGACCAGGTCATCAACCGGCTGCGCCCGAAGCTGGCGCGCATCCCGGGCGCGACCTTGTTCCTCCAGACCGCGCAGGAGCTGAACGTGGGCGGGCGATTCGCCGCCGCGCAGTTCCAGTACACGCTTCAGGGAGAGGACCTGGCGCAGTTGAACGAGTGGGCGCCCCGATTGCTGGAGAAGATGCGAGCCATGCCGGTCCTGCGCGACGTCAACACCGACCAGCAGATCAAAGGCCTGCAGCAGGAAGTCGTCATCGACCGGAGCACCGCGTCGCGGCTGGGCATCACCCCGCTGCTGATCGACAACGCGCTCTACGACGCCTTTGGCCAGCGCCAGATCTCGACCATCTACCAGCAGCTGAACCAGTACCACGTGGTGCTGGAGGCCGATCCCGCGTACCGCAACAGTCCCGATTCCCTCAAGAACATCTACGTGCGCTCCAATGCGGGCCAGGCGGTGCCGCTGGCGAGCTTCGTGCGATTCGGTCCGGCCAACGCTCCGCTGGCTGTAAACCACCAGGGACAGTTCCCATCCATCACCATCTCGTTCAATCTGGCGCCGGGGACCTCGCTGGGCCAGGCGACCCAGGCGATCGAGTCTGCCGAGCGCGACATCGCTTTCCCGGGCACCATCCACGGAAGTTTTCAGGGCACTGCCGCCGCTTTCCAGGAATCCCTGAAAAACGAACCCTACCTGATCCTGGCTGCACTGGTCGCCGTGTACCTCGTCCTGGGCGTGCTCTACGAAAGCTACATCCACCCCATCACGATCCTATCGACGCTGCCGTCGGCGGGCCTGGGGGCGCTGCTGGCGCTGCTCATCACGGGGATTGACCTTAACGTCATCGCGCTGATCGGCATATTCCTGCTCATCGGCATCGTGAAGAAGAACGCCATCATGATGATCGACTTTGCGCTGGAAGCCGAGCGCAAGCACGGCAAGTCGTCGGAGGAGTCGATCTTCGAAGCGGCGCTGCTGCGCTTCCGCCCCATCACTATGACCACCATGGCGGCGTTGCTGGGTGCCACGCCGCTGGCGTTCGGCGGCGGGACCGGCTCGGAACTGCGGCGGCCGCTGGGTGTCGCCATCGTCGGCGGACTGATCGTCAGCCAGATGATCACGCTCTTCACCACACCTGTCATCTACCTGTACATGGATCGCCTGCAGATGTGGTGGCTGCGGCGGAAGACGCACGCACCCGCGGCACGACCGGTACAAGTCCACTAG
- a CDS encoding DUF4910 domain-containing protein, producing MRFRVLCLFLLIAVSAAAQHLVKQDVFQAVSREYSGENAQENIRAIIEYHRIQGSPMMADVAGKVVLAKLHSYGIEAMIEQLPSDGARKYATFLSPMGWDMRGGELWVEAAPGADFKPYRLCRYSDAPMCVATYSKGGEWSGELVDVGAGTRDSDYQGNDLSGKVALASGYAGDVVREAVVKRGAVGVVIYPRADDRPEHPFMVRYNGVWPRAGEEDRTRGGFMISAAQYGELQKLMKKGPVRVRGKIDASYVPGQLTLVHSWIRGSEKPDEEVLITGHLDHPKWSANDNASGSAAMIEMARTLSVLIKGGRIPAPRRTIHFIWVPEYYGTIAYLASHPEVRRCGPWDDPRPAPAKVTCAIADINMDMVGEDTVKTNGRFYFTRTPDSVPSFLDALMEDVLQQTREANLFAPTGTHNYWPTEVVPYVQGSDHDMFLGLGIPSTMLGHDPDWTHHTSEDTVDKTDASELLRVGTMASAAAEFMASAGSDEWLRMNKRAIDEASARWQVQERRLTELNVRHDYRVTAFRNKDAQAPLTAPLDWASIVEPIHGTGPRRLTLPPIAPIALEDLTGDDKNWWEEQDARFASFLESLPTKPTFDLLVYETVNFMDGHRSTADIAGMLSAEYLMPFDQAWVDRLVKILADRKLVALK from the coding sequence ATGAGATTCCGCGTCCTCTGCCTCTTTTTGCTGATCGCCGTTTCCGCGGCGGCGCAGCACCTGGTCAAGCAAGACGTCTTTCAGGCTGTCTCGCGGGAATACTCCGGCGAGAACGCGCAAGAGAACATCCGCGCCATCATCGAATACCACCGCATCCAAGGCAGCCCCATGATGGCGGACGTGGCCGGGAAGGTGGTGCTCGCGAAACTGCACAGCTACGGGATCGAAGCCATGATCGAGCAGCTTCCATCCGACGGCGCCAGGAAGTACGCCACTTTCCTATCGCCCATGGGATGGGACATGCGCGGCGGCGAGCTCTGGGTGGAAGCGGCGCCTGGCGCTGACTTCAAGCCCTACCGCCTTTGCCGTTACTCCGACGCGCCCATGTGCGTCGCCACGTATTCCAAGGGGGGCGAGTGGTCGGGAGAGTTGGTGGATGTCGGCGCCGGTACCCGCGACAGCGACTACCAGGGCAATGATCTGAGCGGCAAGGTCGCGCTCGCTTCCGGCTACGCGGGCGACGTGGTGCGGGAGGCGGTGGTCAAGCGTGGTGCTGTCGGTGTTGTCATCTACCCGCGCGCCGACGATCGGCCGGAGCATCCCTTCATGGTCCGCTACAACGGCGTATGGCCGCGCGCCGGAGAAGAGGACAGGACGCGCGGCGGGTTCATGATCTCGGCGGCGCAGTACGGCGAGCTTCAAAAGTTAATGAAGAAGGGGCCGGTGCGCGTGCGCGGGAAGATCGACGCCAGCTACGTCCCCGGCCAGCTCACGCTGGTGCATTCCTGGATCCGCGGCAGCGAGAAGCCGGATGAAGAAGTCCTGATCACCGGGCACCTCGACCATCCCAAGTGGAGCGCCAACGACAATGCCAGTGGCTCGGCGGCCATGATCGAGATGGCGCGCACGCTGAGCGTACTGATCAAGGGAGGGAGAATCCCGGCGCCGCGCCGGACCATCCACTTCATTTGGGTTCCCGAATACTACGGAACCATCGCGTACCTGGCTTCCCATCCCGAAGTGCGCCGCTGCGGCCCGTGGGACGACCCGCGCCCTGCGCCTGCGAAGGTGACGTGCGCCATCGCCGACATCAACATGGACATGGTCGGTGAAGACACGGTCAAGACCAATGGCCGCTTCTATTTCACGCGCACTCCGGATTCGGTGCCGTCATTCCTGGACGCGCTCATGGAAGATGTTCTCCAGCAGACACGCGAGGCCAACCTGTTTGCGCCCACCGGCACGCACAACTACTGGCCGACCGAAGTCGTTCCCTACGTCCAGGGCAGTGACCACGACATGTTCCTCGGCCTCGGCATTCCCTCGACCATGCTCGGGCACGATCCCGACTGGACGCACCATACCAGCGAAGACACGGTGGACAAGACCGACGCCAGCGAGCTGCTGCGCGTGGGCACGATGGCAAGCGCGGCGGCGGAATTTATGGCGAGCGCCGGCTCGGATGAGTGGCTGCGCATGAATAAACGCGCGATCGACGAAGCCTCAGCGAGATGGCAAGTACAGGAGAGAAGGCTGACTGAGTTGAATGTACGGCACGATTACCGAGTCACTGCCTTCCGCAACAAGGATGCGCAAGCGCCACTCACCGCCCCGCTCGATTGGGCCTCGATTGTGGAGCCGATCCATGGCACAGGGCCCCGCCGCCTCACGCTCCCGCCCATCGCGCCGATCGCGCTGGAAGACCTCACCGGCGACGACAAGAACTGGTGGGAGGAGCAGGACGCGAGATTCGCCTCCTTCTTGGAAAGCTTACCGACGAAACCGACCTTTGATCTGCTCGTCTATGAAACGGTGAATTTCATGGACGGCCACCGCTCGACCGCCGACATCGCGGGAATGCTCTCCGCCGAGTACCTGATGCCCTTCGATCAGGCGTGGGTGGATCGGTTGGTGAAGATCCTCGCCGACCGCAAGCTGGTCGCGCTCAAATAA
- a CDS encoding OmpH family outer membrane protein: MTRKLTPAVLVTAVILSLAAFAQTGSAAANPAPTTTPAAVSTKVGIIDFQRAVVATNEGQREFEALQKKFDPKQQELKNQSDEVENLKKQLQTQGDKLNDDARASLTRSIDTKQKTLQRNLEDAQAEAQREQNELFGKVGAKVYKTLEKYAQANAFTVILNYTAGDPQSPLLWAVPQVDVTKEVVDAYNRDSGVAPPASPKAPTSTSRPTAPKAPAATTTPPKK, translated from the coding sequence ATGACACGCAAGCTCACTCCCGCAGTCCTAGTGACGGCCGTCATTCTCTCGCTGGCCGCCTTTGCGCAGACGGGCAGCGCCGCTGCCAATCCCGCTCCAACCACCACTCCCGCTGCAGTCTCGACCAAGGTGGGGATCATCGATTTTCAGCGCGCCGTGGTCGCGACCAATGAAGGGCAGCGCGAATTCGAAGCCCTGCAGAAGAAGTTCGACCCCAAGCAGCAGGAGCTGAAGAACCAGAGCGACGAGGTGGAGAACCTCAAGAAACAGCTCCAGACCCAGGGCGACAAGCTGAATGACGACGCCCGCGCCAGTCTGACCCGGTCCATCGATACCAAGCAAAAGACCCTGCAACGCAATCTGGAAGATGCGCAGGCCGAGGCGCAGCGCGAGCAGAACGAGCTCTTCGGCAAGGTCGGCGCCAAGGTCTATAAGACCCTGGAGAAGTACGCGCAGGCCAACGCCTTCACCGTGATCCTGAACTACACGGCGGGCGATCCGCAGAGCCCCCTGCTGTGGGCAGTGCCCCAGGTGGACGTGACCAAGGAAGTGGTGGACGCCTACAACCGCGACTCCGGCGTCGCGCCGCCTGCTAGCCCCAAAGCTCCGACCTCGACGTCGCGCCCGACCGCACCCAAGGCACCTGCGGCTACGACCACTCCGCCGAAGAAGTAA